One Pectobacterium polaris DNA window includes the following coding sequences:
- a CDS encoding AraC family transcriptional regulator yields MSVTTLRPASPSLIVEADWRLPSGQPLQRYGLCALAQPHLRTPQRTTRFHFYEATLLLVLSGRLTIFEQNETTVFDTPSQLCLITPDASADLAKTPGGHDSAFRSIFLTFSSTLLARFYHRYPDEFPATHHPRPFTTLALDNDLSCTLQYLVEGITGNTLNESRLELRLMDMLLALSERGCRFGAPPQPGVTAQLRALISEEPEHHWTAQSAGRLLAMSEATLRRRLSAEQTRFEVLLLETRMQHAMMLVQTTSWSMQRLAEACGYKSSARFSERFKTRFGCSPTKIR; encoded by the coding sequence ATGAGCGTGACCACTTTACGCCCTGCTTCTCCGTCTCTCATTGTAGAGGCGGACTGGCGATTGCCATCAGGCCAGCCGCTACAGCGGTATGGCCTGTGCGCGCTAGCTCAGCCCCACTTGCGTACGCCACAGCGGACAACGCGTTTCCATTTCTATGAGGCAACGCTTCTGCTGGTTCTCTCTGGTCGATTAACCATTTTTGAACAGAACGAAACGACGGTTTTCGACACGCCATCTCAGCTTTGCCTGATTACGCCTGACGCAAGCGCCGATCTGGCGAAAACGCCCGGCGGCCATGACTCCGCTTTCCGGTCGATCTTTCTGACGTTTTCATCCACGCTTCTGGCGCGGTTTTATCATCGCTATCCTGATGAATTTCCCGCTACGCATCATCCCCGCCCCTTCACTACTCTCGCGCTGGATAACGATCTCTCCTGCACATTGCAGTATCTGGTTGAAGGGATCACGGGCAACACACTTAATGAATCACGTCTCGAACTGCGGCTGATGGATATGCTGCTGGCACTGTCGGAACGGGGATGTCGTTTTGGCGCACCGCCACAGCCCGGCGTTACCGCTCAGTTACGTGCACTTATCAGCGAAGAGCCAGAACACCACTGGACCGCACAGTCTGCGGGTCGCCTGCTGGCGATGAGCGAGGCCACGCTGCGCCGGAGGCTATCCGCCGAGCAGACGCGTTTTGAAGTGCTGTTGCTGGAGACGCGAATGCAACACGCGATGATGCTGGTACAGACGACGTCATGGAGTATGCAGCGTCTGGCCGAAGCCTGCGGGTATAAATCCTCAGCACGTTTTTCCGAACGGTTTAAAACCCGTTTTGGCTGTTCACCAACCAAGATTCGTTAG
- a CDS encoding YbhB/YbcL family Raf kinase inhibitor-like protein: MLQLSSHSFQDGETIPGEFAFAVPNATSHITLSSNHNPHLAWHGAPEGTQSFVLICHDPDVPSRGDDVNQEGREVSASLPRVDFYHWLLLDIPASINEIPAASHSSGITPRGKAGPDAPAGLRHGINDYTGWFATDEQMKGTYYGYDGPCPPWNDAIVHHYIFTLYALATPALTIEGELNGANVRAALANAPVLAEATLTGLYTLNPALL, translated from the coding sequence ATGCTGCAACTCTCCAGCCACAGTTTTCAGGACGGCGAAACTATCCCAGGCGAATTTGCCTTTGCCGTACCGAATGCAACTAGCCACATTACGCTGTCTTCTAACCACAATCCCCATCTTGCCTGGCACGGCGCGCCCGAAGGGACACAGTCTTTCGTATTGATCTGCCACGATCCAGATGTACCCAGCCGCGGTGACGATGTGAATCAGGAAGGTCGCGAAGTTAGCGCCTCTCTGCCACGAGTCGATTTCTACCATTGGTTATTGCTGGACATTCCAGCCAGCATCAATGAAATTCCTGCCGCCTCACATTCCAGCGGTATCACACCGCGTGGGAAAGCAGGCCCGGATGCACCGGCAGGACTCCGACACGGCATCAATGATTACACGGGTTGGTTCGCCACGGACGAGCAGATGAAAGGCACCTATTATGGCTATGATGGTCCTTGCCCACCGTGGAATGATGCGATTGTCCATCATTACATCTTCACACTTTACGCCCTCGCGACGCCTGCTTTAACGATAGAAGGTGAACTTAACGGAGCGAATGTCCGCGCTGCGCTGGCTAACGCACCGGTATTGGCAGAAGCAACACTCACCGGGCTATATACGCTGAATCCCGCATTATTGTGA
- a CDS encoding IS3 family transposase (programmed frameshift) has translation MKKSRFTDSQIMSILKQAEAGTPVAELCREHGMSNASFYKWRSRFGGMDASMMTRLKELEDENRRLKKMYAEERLKAEIIQEAMGKKVVMPSRRKQMAQDAVRNRNVSVRFACQLFVVSESCYRYQPHLNEENDLIADWLLRITDSQRNWGFGLCFLYLRNVKGFRFNHKRVYRIYCELSLNMRIKPKKRLKRDKPEPLAVPENRNECWSMDFMHDQLSDGRSVRLLNVIDDFNREALAIEVDFSLPASRVIRTLEQLIEWKGKPTAIRCDNGPEYTGKMLMSWAVHQNITLRFIQPGKPQQNAYIERYNRTVRYDWLGQYLFTLLDELQNYATQWQWFYNNERPNMALNGYTPMQHIQRIT, from the exons ATGAAAAAATCACGTTTTACTGACAGCCAGATCATGTCTATCCTGAAGCAAGCCGAGGCCGGAACACCTGTGGCCGAACTGTGCCGCGAGCATGGTATGAGCAATGCCAGTTTCTATAAGTGGCGTTCTCGCTTTGGCGGTATGGACGCCTCCATGATGACCCGTCTGAAAGAACTGGAAGACGAAAACCGTCGCCTCAAAAAAATGTATGCTGAAGAACGGCTCAAAGCCGAAATCATTCAGGAGGCCATGG GCAAAAAAGTGGTGATGCCATCGCGTCGAAAGCAGATGGCACAGGACGCGGTCAGAAACCGAAACGTCAGTGTGCGTTTTGCCTGCCAGTTGTTTGTTGTCAGCGAAAGCTGTTATCGCTATCAGCCTCATCTGAATGAAGAAAATGACCTCATTGCTGACTGGCTGCTCCGCATCACTGACAGTCAGCGCAACTGGGGATTTGGTCTGTGTTTTTTGTACCTGCGTAATGTCAAAGGCTTCAGGTTCAACCACAAAAGGGTGTACCGGATTTATTGCGAGTTGTCGCTGAACATGCGAATCAAACCGAAAAAACGACTGAAACGGGATAAACCTGAACCGCTGGCGGTGCCTGAAAACAGAAACGAATGCTGGTCGATGGACTTCATGCATGATCAGCTATCGGATGGTCGTTCAGTCCGTTTGCTGAATGTTATTGATGACTTTAATCGTGAAGCGCTGGCAATTGAGGTGGATTTTTCCCTGCCCGCCAGTCGGGTAATCAGAACGCTGGAACAACTCATTGAGTGGAAAGGAAAACCGACGGCAATACGGTGTGATAACGGGCCGGAATATACGGGGAAGATGCTGATGTCATGGGCGGTTCATCAGAATATAACCCTTCGTTTTATTCAGCCCGGCAAACCTCAGCAGAATGCCTATATTGAACGATATAACCGGACGGTGCGTTATGACTGGCTGGGGCAATACCTATTTACATTACTGGATGAATTGCAGAATTATGCTACTCAGTGGCAATGGTTTTATAATAACGAACGTCCGAATATGGCGTTGAATGGCTACACACCGATGCAGCATATTCAACGCATAACCTGA
- a CDS encoding metallophosphoesterase family protein: METGILILRFRDTTDGIDTIEEHQSIIDNCGAVWWGWWKQEKEILSDIELEYLDTYKHDYIFLINRDLNKIYKATVSRVIHNQASELNLSQVPSYYSQKSKEINTWFLIKNLKIFPRYNLDFDEAFAKSGNPTYLFLEEGNKNKNNHKDMINNRIELNKNHILVISDLHFGENYGFCYESEINKFGQTKSSLTRSIMKDLGELGIADKFSLLLITGDLTTKGDWNTPHSLKIKDEIHSLCNALNIEHDKILALPGNHDMVRYHADSSENIINQVDKRFERDYRIFIEELSGRSWRENLSYNAHFKIKDIDKNLDITILNSCGIVSTSEWTEYGYVGQEGIDAINNLSSNDKETFRMLALHHHLLPVNDIDILNKKGISLTVDSLRIMKSAISKNIKLVMHGHQHIFNMSNYTQYERSNFNSGKSLRIISNGSVSVDQQQRMNGERNSYSIVEVTDSGLNVIVRELVHGSHNGVTIMKTFIN; encoded by the coding sequence ATGGAAACAGGAATTTTAATCTTAAGATTTAGAGATACTACTGATGGTATAGACACAATAGAAGAACATCAATCTATCATTGATAATTGTGGCGCTGTTTGGTGGGGGTGGTGGAAGCAAGAAAAAGAGATCCTTTCTGATATTGAGTTAGAGTATTTGGATACATACAAACATGATTATATTTTCTTAATCAATCGCGATCTCAATAAGATATATAAAGCTACAGTTTCTAGGGTTATACATAATCAAGCAAGTGAACTTAATTTATCACAAGTACCAAGCTATTATAGTCAAAAGTCGAAAGAAATTAACACTTGGTTCCTCATAAAAAATTTAAAAATATTTCCTAGATACAATTTAGATTTTGATGAAGCATTTGCAAAAAGTGGAAACCCAACATATCTTTTTTTAGAAGAAGGTAATAAAAATAAAAACAATCATAAGGATATGATCAATAACAGAATTGAGTTAAATAAAAATCATATATTGGTTATTTCAGACTTACACTTTGGAGAAAACTATGGATTCTGTTATGAAAGTGAAATTAATAAATTCGGACAGACTAAATCTTCACTAACAAGATCAATAATGAAAGACTTAGGTGAGCTTGGTATAGCCGATAAGTTCTCACTACTACTGATTACCGGTGATTTAACAACTAAAGGGGATTGGAACACACCTCATAGTTTAAAAATAAAGGATGAGATCCATAGCCTCTGTAATGCTCTTAACATAGAACACGATAAGATATTAGCCTTACCAGGTAATCATGACATGGTCAGATACCACGCTGATTCTAGTGAGAATATTATCAATCAAGTTGATAAAAGATTTGAGAGAGATTATAGAATATTTATTGAAGAATTATCAGGTAGATCTTGGCGAGAGAACTTATCTTACAATGCACACTTTAAAATTAAAGACATTGATAAAAATCTAGATATAACCATTTTGAACTCGTGTGGAATAGTAAGCACATCGGAATGGACAGAGTACGGCTATGTCGGGCAAGAAGGAATTGATGCAATAAATAATCTGTCAAGTAATGACAAGGAGACTTTTAGGATGCTAGCACTGCATCATCATCTTCTTCCGGTAAACGATATTGACATTTTAAATAAGAAAGGAATTTCTTTGACTGTAGATTCGTTAAGGATTATGAAATCAGCGATTTCAAAAAATATAAAACTAGTTATGCATGGACATCAGCATATTTTTAATATGTCAAACTACACACAATATGAAAGAAGCAATTTTAATAGCGGAAAGTCTTTAAGAATTATATCAAACGGTAGTGTTAGCGTAGATCAGCAACAACGGATGAATGGCGAGCGCAATAGTTATTCTATTGTGGAGGTTACAGATAGTGGGCTTAACGTAATTGTGCGTGAATTAGTTCATGGTTCCCACAATGGCGTGACCATTATGAAGACATTTATTAATTAA
- a CDS encoding methylated-DNA--[protein]-cysteine S-methyltransferase yields the protein MHYGEYVTYVTVARDVAAVMGKTSISAQATGGAVGHNPISIIIPCHRVIGTNNSLTGYAGGIAKN from the coding sequence ATGCACTATGGTGAATATGTCACATACGTAACGGTAGCCAGAGATGTTGCGGCTGTTATGGGTAAAACCAGCATTTCAGCTCAGGCTACCGGTGGGGCGGTGGGTCACAACCCAATATCTATTATCATTCCCTGCCATCGGGTAATCGGTACCAATAACAGTTTGACTGGGTATGCTGGGGGTATCGCAAAAAATTAA
- the potD gene encoding spermidine/putrescine ABC transporter substrate-binding protein PotD codes for MKKWPHLLAACAMAFGISTANADDGKTLYFYNWTEYVPPGLLEQFTKETGIKVIYSTYESNESMYAKLKTYKDGAYDLVVPSTYFISKMSKEGMLQKIDTSKLSNFHNLDPNLLHKSFDPNNDYSIPYIWGATAIGINHEMIDPASVTRWADLWDTKYKNSLLLTDDAREVFQIALRKLGYSANTTDPKEIEAAYKELQALMPNVLTFNSDNPGNPFIEGEVNLGMVWNGSAYVARQAGTPLDVIWPKEGGIFWMDSLAIPANAKNVDGAMKLIDFLLRPEVAAQVAETIGYPTPNLAAKKLLPPEVSGDKTLYPDDETIAKGEWQNDVGSASTLYETYFQQLKAGR; via the coding sequence ATGAAAAAGTGGCCACACCTACTGGCAGCCTGCGCGATGGCGTTTGGCATCAGCACCGCCAACGCCGACGATGGCAAAACGCTCTATTTCTATAACTGGACCGAATACGTGCCGCCGGGCCTGTTGGAACAGTTCACTAAAGAAACGGGCATCAAGGTGATTTACTCCACCTATGAATCCAACGAGAGTATGTACGCCAAGCTGAAAACCTATAAGGATGGCGCTTACGACTTGGTCGTACCTTCAACTTATTTCATCTCTAAGATGAGCAAAGAAGGCATGCTGCAAAAGATCGATACCAGCAAGCTCAGCAACTTCCATAATCTCGACCCAAATCTGCTGCACAAATCTTTCGATCCGAACAACGACTACTCCATTCCCTATATCTGGGGCGCAACGGCGATTGGCATTAATCATGAAATGATTGACCCTGCCAGCGTTACCCGTTGGGCCGACCTGTGGGATACAAAGTACAAAAACAGCCTGCTGCTGACGGATGACGCGCGTGAGGTGTTCCAAATCGCTCTGCGTAAACTGGGCTACTCTGCAAATACCACCGATCCTAAAGAGATTGAGGCGGCCTATAAAGAACTGCAGGCTCTGATGCCGAACGTGCTGACGTTCAACTCAGACAACCCCGGCAACCCGTTCATCGAAGGTGAAGTTAATCTGGGTATGGTGTGGAATGGTTCTGCCTACGTGGCGCGTCAGGCTGGTACTCCGCTGGATGTCATTTGGCCCAAAGAAGGCGGCATCTTCTGGATGGACAGTCTGGCGATTCCGGCCAATGCCAAAAACGTTGACGGTGCGATGAAGCTGATCGACTTCCTGCTGCGCCCGGAAGTCGCGGCACAGGTCGCGGAAACTATCGGTTATCCAACGCCAAATCTGGCGGCGAAAAAATTACTGCCGCCAGAAGTTTCAGGGGACAAAACGCTGTACCCAGATGATGAAACTATCGCGAAAGGCGAGTGGCAGAACGATGTCGGCAGCGCCAGCACGCTGTATGAAACCTATTTCCAGCAGCTAAAAGCGGGTCGTTAA
- the potC gene encoding spermidine/putrescine ABC transporter permease PotC, whose protein sequence is MTGRLIRGGFMSIIYAYLYIPIIILIVNSFNQARFGINWQGFTLDWYRLLINNDSLLQAAQHSLTMAVFSATFATLIGSLTAVALYRYRFRGKPFVGGMLFVVMMSPDIVMAISLLVLFMLLGISLGFWSLLFSHITFCLPFVVVTVYSRLKGFDVRMLEAARDLGASEVIILRKIILPLAMPAVAASWLLSFTLSMDDVVVSSFVTGPEYEILPLKIYSMVKVGVSPEVNALATILLILSLVLVLSSQLILRDRTGK, encoded by the coding sequence ATGACCGGACGCTTAATCCGCGGTGGATTTATGTCCATCATTTACGCTTATCTGTATATCCCGATCATCATTCTGATCGTGAATTCATTTAATCAGGCGCGTTTCGGCATCAACTGGCAGGGATTTACGTTGGACTGGTATCGGCTGCTGATAAACAACGACAGCCTGCTTCAGGCCGCACAGCACTCACTGACGATGGCCGTTTTCTCTGCAACATTCGCCACGCTGATTGGCTCCCTGACGGCCGTCGCGCTGTATCGTTACCGTTTTCGCGGCAAGCCTTTTGTCGGCGGCATGCTGTTCGTGGTGATGATGTCGCCGGATATCGTGATGGCGATCTCACTGCTGGTGCTCTTCATGCTGCTGGGCATCTCGCTCGGATTCTGGTCGCTGCTGTTTTCCCATATCACGTTCTGCCTGCCGTTTGTGGTAGTGACGGTCTATTCACGCCTGAAAGGCTTTGATGTGCGGATGTTGGAAGCCGCGCGCGATTTAGGGGCCAGCGAAGTGATTATTCTGCGTAAAATCATTCTTCCGCTGGCTATGCCGGCAGTAGCCGCCAGTTGGCTGCTCAGCTTTACGCTGTCGATGGATGACGTAGTGGTGTCCTCGTTTGTCACCGGACCCGAGTATGAGATTCTGCCGTTGAAGATTTATTCAATGGTGAAGGTCGGCGTTTCCCCGGAAGTTAATGCGCTGGCAACGATTTTACTCATTCTGTCGCTGGTGCTGGTGCTCAGTAGCCAGCTGATTTTACGCGACCGCACCGGAAAGTAA
- the potB gene encoding spermidine/putrescine ABC transporter permease PotB: MKKSRKRFQNIIITLIVSWLVLFVFLPNLMIIGTSFLTRDDTHFVSLVFTLENYTRLADPLYASVLLHSLNMAVIATLCCLLWGYPFAFILARLPKKIQPLMLFLLIVPFWTNSLIRIYGLKIFLSTRGHLNEFLLWTGLIDTPIRIMYTSEAVILGLIYILLPFMVLPLYSSIEKLDKSYLEAARDLGANKWQTFIRVVIPLTMPGIIAGCLLVLLPAMGLFFVADLMGGAKNLLIGNVIKSQFLNIRDWPFGAATSICLTLVMGVLLFIYYRTARLLNKKGELE; the protein is encoded by the coding sequence ATGAAGAAGTCGCGTAAACGCTTTCAAAACATCATTATCACACTCATCGTTTCCTGGCTGGTGCTGTTTGTTTTCCTGCCCAACCTGATGATCATCGGAACCAGTTTCCTGACGCGCGATGACACTCATTTCGTCAGCCTGGTCTTTACGCTGGAAAACTATACGCGGCTGGCCGATCCACTTTATGCCTCTGTGCTGCTGCATTCGCTGAACATGGCTGTTATCGCCACGCTTTGCTGTCTGCTGTGGGGCTACCCGTTCGCCTTTATTCTGGCGCGCTTACCGAAAAAAATTCAGCCCCTGATGCTGTTTCTGCTGATTGTGCCGTTTTGGACTAACTCGCTGATCCGCATTTACGGCCTGAAAATCTTTCTGAGTACACGCGGCCATCTGAATGAATTTCTACTCTGGACGGGTCTTATCGATACGCCGATCCGGATTATGTACACCTCCGAAGCGGTGATTCTCGGCCTGATTTATATCCTGTTGCCGTTCATGGTGCTACCGCTTTACTCCAGCATTGAGAAGCTCGATAAATCCTACCTCGAAGCCGCCCGCGATCTGGGGGCGAATAAATGGCAAACCTTCATTCGCGTCGTCATCCCGCTGACCATGCCGGGGATTATCGCCGGCTGCCTGCTGGTGCTGCTGCCTGCAATGGGCTTGTTCTTCGTTGCCGATCTGATGGGCGGCGCCAAGAATTTGCTGATCGGTAACGTTATTAAAAGCCAGTTCCTCAATATCCGCGACTGGCCATTTGGTGCTGCCACCAGCATCTGCCTGACGCTAGTCATGGGCGTACTGCTATTTATCTATTACCGCACAGCCCGCCTGCTGAATAAAAAGGGAGAGCTGGAATGA
- the potA gene encoding spermidine/putrescine ABC transporter ATP-binding protein PotA, producing MKENSLTVPVVELLNVHKGFDGKDIISHFNLTINNGEFLTILGPSGCGKTTVLRLIAGLETVDSGNVMLEKQDITHQPAEQRHVNTVFQSYALFPHLSVFENVAFGLRMQKTPAAEITPRVIEALKMVQLEELAQRRPHQLSGGQQQRVAIARAVVNQPKVLLLDESLSALDYKLRKQMQNELKALQRKLGITFIFVTHDQEEALTMSDRIVVMRDGRIEQDGTPREIYEEPKNLFVASFIGEINIFDAVVLEQLDEQRVRAQVEGHECVITVSFPVNVGQHLNVLLRPEDLRVEELGDGMQAEGMVGYVRERNYKGMTLESNIELENGKMVMVSEFFNEDDPDFDHSLNQKVDVTWVESWEVVLHDEEVA from the coding sequence ATGAAAGAAAACTCCCTGACTGTGCCGGTCGTTGAATTGCTCAACGTCCATAAAGGCTTTGATGGCAAAGACATCATTTCGCATTTTAATCTCACCATTAATAACGGTGAGTTTCTGACGATCCTCGGGCCATCCGGCTGCGGCAAAACCACCGTACTGCGACTGATTGCCGGTCTGGAAACGGTCGATAGCGGCAACGTCATGCTGGAAAAGCAGGACATCACCCACCAGCCCGCCGAACAGCGACACGTTAATACCGTATTTCAAAGCTACGCCCTGTTTCCTCATCTCAGCGTGTTTGAGAACGTGGCATTCGGCCTGCGTATGCAGAAAACACCCGCAGCAGAGATTACGCCACGCGTGATTGAAGCACTGAAAATGGTGCAGTTAGAAGAGCTGGCGCAGCGTCGCCCACATCAATTATCCGGTGGCCAGCAACAGCGTGTTGCCATCGCCCGCGCTGTCGTCAATCAGCCGAAGGTTCTATTGCTGGATGAATCCCTGTCCGCGCTCGATTATAAGCTGCGCAAGCAAATGCAGAACGAACTAAAGGCGCTGCAACGCAAGCTGGGTATCACCTTTATTTTCGTCACGCACGATCAGGAAGAAGCACTGACCATGTCTGACCGTATCGTCGTGATGCGCGATGGACGCATCGAGCAAGACGGCACGCCGCGTGAAATCTACGAAGAGCCAAAAAACCTGTTCGTCGCCAGCTTTATCGGTGAAATCAATATCTTTGATGCCGTGGTGCTGGAGCAGTTGGACGAACAGCGGGTGCGTGCTCAGGTCGAAGGCCACGAATGCGTTATTACCGTCAGCTTTCCGGTCAACGTCGGGCAACACCTCAACGTACTGCTACGGCCGGAAGATTTACGCGTCGAAGAGCTTGGCGACGGCATGCAGGCGGAGGGCATGGTGGGCTACGTGCGCGAGCGCAACTATAAAGGCATGACGCTGGAATCCAACATTGAGCTGGAAAACGGCAAGATGGTCATGGTCAGCGAGTTCTTTAACGAAGACGATCCCGACTTCGACCATTCACTCAACCAGAAAGTAGACGTCACCTGGGTGGAAAGTTGGGAGGTAGTCCTGCACGATGAAGAAGTCGCGTAA
- the pepT gene encoding peptidase T, protein MDRLLDRFLNYVSFDTQSKSGVRQVPSTDGQLKLARALQQELLELGFEQVALSKQGCLMATLPANVAWPVPAIGFISHMDTSPDFSGKNVNPQILENYRGGDIALGVGDEVLSPVMFPVLHQLLGHTLITTDGKTLLGADDKAGIAEIITALVRLKKSQLPHGDIRIAFTPDEEIGKGAQFFDVNAFNAQWAYTVDGGGVGELEYENFNAASVQVKIVGNNVHPGSAKGVMVNALTLASRYHQHVPENQSPEQTDGYQGFYHLHTMKGSVERADLHYIVRDFDRNGFEQRKQTMLDIAEKVGAGLHPDCYIEVTITDTYYNMREQVEQHPHIIALAQQAMRDCDIEPNMKPIRGGTDGAHLSFQGLPCPNLFTGGYNYHGKHEFVTLEGMEKAVSVIMRIAELTALRAKP, encoded by the coding sequence ATGGATAGATTACTCGACAGATTTTTGAATTACGTTTCGTTCGATACACAGTCTAAATCCGGCGTTCGGCAAGTGCCGAGCACCGACGGTCAGTTGAAACTGGCGCGTGCGTTGCAGCAGGAGCTGCTCGAACTGGGATTTGAGCAAGTGGCGTTGAGCAAACAGGGTTGCCTGATGGCGACGCTTCCGGCAAACGTTGCCTGGCCCGTTCCGGCTATTGGCTTCATTTCACATATGGATACGTCACCGGATTTTAGCGGCAAGAATGTTAATCCGCAGATTCTGGAAAACTACCGCGGCGGCGATATTGCCTTGGGCGTGGGGGATGAAGTGCTGTCACCCGTGATGTTTCCGGTGTTACACCAGCTACTGGGACACACGCTGATTACTACCGACGGCAAAACGCTGCTGGGAGCGGACGATAAAGCGGGGATTGCGGAAATTATTACCGCGCTGGTGCGTTTGAAGAAAAGCCAGTTACCGCACGGCGATATTCGTATTGCGTTTACGCCTGATGAAGAAATTGGCAAGGGTGCGCAATTTTTTGATGTCAACGCGTTTAACGCACAGTGGGCTTATACCGTGGACGGCGGCGGTGTCGGTGAGCTGGAATATGAGAATTTTAATGCCGCATCGGTTCAGGTGAAAATCGTGGGCAATAACGTGCATCCCGGTAGCGCCAAAGGCGTGATGGTGAATGCGCTGACATTGGCCTCTCGCTATCACCAGCATGTGCCGGAGAATCAATCGCCGGAGCAGACGGACGGCTATCAGGGGTTCTATCATCTTCACACCATGAAAGGCTCTGTGGAACGCGCAGATTTGCATTACATCGTCCGCGATTTTGACCGCAACGGCTTTGAACAGCGTAAACAGACGATGCTGGATATTGCGGAAAAAGTCGGCGCGGGGCTGCACCCGGATTGCTACATTGAAGTCACGATTACCGATACCTATTACAACATGCGTGAGCAGGTTGAGCAGCATCCGCACATTATTGCGTTGGCGCAGCAGGCGATGCGGGATTGCGACATTGAGCCGAATATGAAGCCGATTCGCGGCGGCACCGACGGCGCACACCTGTCATTTCAAGGGCTACCGTGCCCGAATCTGTTTACCGGCGGCTACAACTATCATGGCAAACATGAATTTGTCACGCTGGAAGGCATGGAAAAGGCGGTGTCTGTGATTATGCGCATTGCCGAATTGACGGCGCTGCGCGCGAAGCCGTAA
- a CDS encoding ribosomal protein uL16 3-hydroxylase, with protein sequence MDYQLNLDWQDFLANYWQKRPLLIKGGFTHFIDPISPDELAGLALENEVDSRLVSHQNGRWQVSHGPFESYDHLGESNWSLLVQAVDHWHEPSSALMQPFRQLPDWRTDDLMISFSVPGGGVGPHLDQYDVFIIQGTGRRRWRIGEKIPMKQHCPHPDLLQVDPFDAIIDEELEPGDIIYIPPGFPHEGYSLENSLNYSVGFRAPNARELVSGFADYVLSRELGSYRYSDPDVPSRDHIASVLPQELDALQKMMLELVQQPEHFQNWFGEFISQSRHELDLSPPEPPYQAGEVYEYLQQGEPLRRLGGLRVICVGDSCFVNGEKVNSTHKAALFALAEHPAIGAEQLGDALEDPSFLAQLTVLINSGYWYFAD encoded by the coding sequence ATGGACTATCAGCTCAATCTCGACTGGCAGGATTTTTTAGCGAACTACTGGCAAAAACGTCCGCTCCTGATTAAAGGCGGTTTCACGCATTTTATCGACCCGATATCACCTGACGAGCTCGCTGGTCTGGCGTTAGAAAACGAGGTAGATAGCCGTCTGGTCAGCCATCAGAATGGACGCTGGCAGGTCAGCCACGGTCCTTTCGAGAGCTACGATCACCTGGGGGAAAGTAACTGGTCGCTGTTGGTGCAGGCCGTCGATCACTGGCATGAGCCCTCTTCTGCCTTGATGCAGCCCTTTCGACAACTGCCGGACTGGCGCACCGATGATTTGATGATTTCATTTTCCGTTCCCGGCGGTGGCGTAGGGCCACATCTGGATCAGTATGATGTTTTCATCATTCAGGGAACGGGACGCCGCCGCTGGCGCATCGGTGAAAAAATACCGATGAAGCAGCACTGTCCGCATCCTGACCTGCTTCAGGTCGATCCGTTTGACGCGATTATCGATGAGGAACTGGAACCGGGCGATATCATCTATATTCCACCGGGTTTCCCGCACGAAGGCTATTCGCTTGAAAACTCGCTGAACTACTCAGTGGGTTTCCGAGCGCCGAATGCTCGCGAGCTGGTCAGCGGCTTTGCGGATTATGTGCTTTCCCGCGAACTCGGCAGCTATCGCTACAGCGACCCTGATGTTCCATCCCGCGATCATATCGCCAGCGTACTGCCGCAAGAACTGGATGCGCTGCAAAAAATGATGCTGGAGCTGGTGCAGCAACCGGAGCATTTCCAAAACTGGTTTGGCGAATTTATTTCCCAGTCCCGTCACGAGCTCGATCTCTCACCGCCGGAGCCACCTTATCAGGCTGGCGAAGTGTATGAATATCTGCAACAGGGTGAACCGCTGCGTCGTTTAGGCGGTCTGCGGGTTATCTGCGTTGGCGATAGCTGCTTCGTTAACGGGGAAAAAGTGAACAGTACGCACAAGGCAGCGCTGTTTGCGCTGGCTGAGCATCCTGCTATTGGTGCAGAACAACTGGGCGATGCGCTGGAAGATCCCTCTTTCCTCGCACAGCTCACCGTTCTGATTAACAGCGGTTACTGGTACTTCGCGGATTAA